One genomic segment of Tachyglossus aculeatus isolate mTacAcu1 chromosome 17, mTacAcu1.pri, whole genome shotgun sequence includes these proteins:
- the LOC119939263 gene encoding C-type lectin domain family 2 member D-like isoform X1, with protein MGAGRDVVAFESAGPLLREAEPGKAGNWPLTKHLGSVTPVCIRLLALPTTLLVFLVIALSCALAIERAKPLPEFPVAGPCPDDWIGFREKCYYFSEDTRNWTSSQSFCTSHSAFLTVIDTQREMDLLMRHKGPSDHWIGLSREPDQDWKWTNGTKFTGWFEVKGRGECAYLNENRVSSAKSYTDRRWICSKPGFYAQRRKNASKGHIQNSQTE; from the exons ATGGGGGCTGGACGGGACGTCGTGGCCTTCGAGTCCGCGGGGCCCCTGCTCCGGGAGGCCGAGCCCGGGAAAGCTG GTAACTGGCCACTGACAAAACATCTTGGAAGTGTTACACCAGTTTGTATTCGTCTGTTAGCTCTGCCTACCACACTTCTGGTCTTCTTGGTGATTGCTCTGTCCTGCGCCTTGGCAA tagaaagagccaagCCTCTCCCAGAATTCCCTGTAGCTGGTCCTTGCCCAGATGACTGGATTGGATTTCGAGAGAAGTGTTACTATTTTTCCGAAGATACGAGGAACTGGACATCTAGCCAGAGTTTCTGTACCTCCCACTCTGCCTTTCTCACTGTGATTGACACTCAGCGGGAAATG GACCTATTGATGCGACACAAAGGCCCCTCTGACCACTGGATTGGGCTGAGCAGAGAACCGGACCAGGACTGGAAATGGACCAACGGCACCAAGTTCACTGGCTG GTTTGAAGTTAAAGGAAGGGGAGAATGTGCTTATCTAAATGAAAACAGAGTTAGCAGTGCCAAAAGCTACACAGACAGAAGATGGATTTGTAGTAAACCTGGCTTTTATGCCCAGAGGAGAAAAAATGCTTCAAAGGGTCACATACAGAACTCCCAAACTGAATAG
- the LOC119939263 gene encoding C-type lectin domain family 2 member D-like isoform X2, translating into MGAGRDVVAFESAGPLLREAEPGKAGNWPLTKHLGSVTPVCIRLLALPTTLLVFLVIALSCALAKRAKPLPEFPVAGPCPDDWIGFREKCYYFSEDTRNWTSSQSFCTSHSAFLTVIDTQREMDLLMRHKGPSDHWIGLSREPDQDWKWTNGTKFTGWFEVKGRGECAYLNENRVSSAKSYTDRRWICSKPGFYAQRRKNASKGHIQNSQTE; encoded by the exons ATGGGGGCTGGACGGGACGTCGTGGCCTTCGAGTCCGCGGGGCCCCTGCTCCGGGAGGCCGAGCCCGGGAAAGCTG GTAACTGGCCACTGACAAAACATCTTGGAAGTGTTACACCAGTTTGTATTCGTCTGTTAGCTCTGCCTACCACACTTCTGGTCTTCTTGGTGATTGCTCTGTCCTGCGCCTTGGCAA aaagagccaagCCTCTCCCAGAATTCCCTGTAGCTGGTCCTTGCCCAGATGACTGGATTGGATTTCGAGAGAAGTGTTACTATTTTTCCGAAGATACGAGGAACTGGACATCTAGCCAGAGTTTCTGTACCTCCCACTCTGCCTTTCTCACTGTGATTGACACTCAGCGGGAAATG GACCTATTGATGCGACACAAAGGCCCCTCTGACCACTGGATTGGGCTGAGCAGAGAACCGGACCAGGACTGGAAATGGACCAACGGCACCAAGTTCACTGGCTG GTTTGAAGTTAAAGGAAGGGGAGAATGTGCTTATCTAAATGAAAACAGAGTTAGCAGTGCCAAAAGCTACACAGACAGAAGATGGATTTGTAGTAAACCTGGCTTTTATGCCCAGAGGAGAAAAAATGCTTCAAAGGGTCACATACAGAACTCCCAAACTGAATAG